The nucleotide sequence CGCATCCTGCAAGTACGGCACAATCTGATCCAGCAGATCCTGATTGGAGATGATCAATGTACTTGCTTCACTGTGCCGCAACACAAACAAAATGTGCTCCAGGGTCTGGGTCAGATCAATTGGAACATTCACCAGACCCGCCAGAAGCGTTGCCATATCTGCAATGCAGAAATTAATGTCACTATGCATTAATAAAGCGACACGGCTACCCGGTTGTAATCCCAGTTCCCGCAGTCCCAGGGCAACCGTTTCAACCGCGAACCGAAATGCCTGATTGGAAATGGGCTTCCAACCTGCCTCAGTCCACTGATTAAATGCCTGGGCATTGGGGGCTACATTGCATCCTTCATCCAGTAAAGAAGGCAATGTTCGTCCTAAAAATAATTCTCCGGAATTTGGGGGAGCCTGGTAAGTCTTTTCAATCCATACCATCTTCCTCAAGAAGAGCTAAAACTCTTCTCCTCACTAAAGGGTTATTTCTGTTTTTTTAGCTAAACCGAAGCCTGAGGTTCAGCAGCAACATTGAAATGAAGGGGGCAATTCAATGCAACTTATGACCTTTCATCCTGTTTGAAAATCAGTGCTTTCGTCTATCTGACATTGCAGTCAAATGACTCGCAATACATGACAGGTAAACGATGTTAACAGAGAACTCATTAACCAACTTAAATACCCTGAGATGCTGGCTTCTGAATACCTGAGTTTGTTTTTTACATACTCTTTTGATCTGGTTTTGATCTGGTATTATTTGAGCTGGGAACTAGAGCAGTAGTTTCCAGTATCGATAGCTTTTGTGTAGCCTGATCATTGCTTTCTACTGCTGAGGTTCACTCCTCAACCCGCATTACTCTACTGAATGACTGATCATCATTCAATGGAGGTTTCCCCGGTAAAATTCAGTCTAGCTTACAGATTTAGTAATCTGTGTGTTCTTATACATTTCTTGAATAAAGGTATTATTTTATCCAACTGGCTAATAACGCCATGTGCAACCTGGAAGCCAGGAACCCCGATGTTTTGTTGGCTTCAGTATAAAATAGAACCCTCATTCAGCCAGTCAGTCAGTAACCCCTCAGTAAAGTAACATTGTCAGGCGTTTGCGGTAGTCTCTGGTCAGGGGGTGATCATCCCCCAGAATATCAAACACTGCCAGCATGGCTTTTCTGGCACCGTCATTCTGGAACCGGCGATCGCGGCTGACAATGTCCAGAAGTTGCTGCAAGCCCGCCTCATAGTTTTCCTCCAGAATCTGCTGCACGGCTTGCTGAAATTGTCGATCCAGGTCACTGTCTCCCCTGGGCTGATTGACCATACGTTTGAACCCGATCAATGCCCTGAGCGTTTTGACATGGGGAAAGTGGGCTTTGTCCTGGTCGGGAATCGATGATAGTAATGTCTCAGCCGTTTCGAGTTGACCCGCTTCCAGATAGAAATTGGCGGCTTCCAGGGTGAGTTTGCGATCGCCTGGATATTGCTTTAACAAGGCTTCCAGACGAGCCTGAGCCTGCTCTACCTGCCCCATTGCTGCCTCCTTATAGAGGGCTTCCAGGGACTCGTCGAGCGCAGACTTCAGGTTGAGTTGAGCCAGAAGTTCTCGTAATTGCGGTTCGGGCAGGACTCCTACAAACCCCTGATTCACCTGACCATCCAGAACAATCCGAACGTCAGGAACCCCCTCAACCCCGTATTCATGAGCAAGATCTGGATTCTGGTCAATATCAACCTTTGCCAGAACAAAATCATACTCCTGCACCAGCTTTTCCAGCATGGGCTTGAGCATCTGGCAGGGGCCGCACCAGGTCGCAAAAAAATCAACAAGAACGGGTTTTTCGTAGGACTTCTGGATCACCTCTGTGGCGAAGCGATCGCGGTTGACTGAAATTGAAGACCCCATACTTTAACTTTTGGCTTTTCCTTTCTTACCGGCTGACTTTGTGGTTGTTTTTGTGGCTTTAGGTTTTGCAGACGTTGCCTTCGTGGTGGCGGGTTTTGCCGTCGCCTTAGCAGCACTTGTTCTGGCGGTTTTTGGTGCCGTTTTCGAGGTTCCGTCAGCACCATTGTCAGATTCTATAGACTCGCTCCCCTGCAAATGAGCCTCCAGAAACCACAATCGCATGTCAATGGTTCTCGAAATCTCGGTGTAGAGGTCAGCCGTGTCAGCATCTCCCATGTCATCTGTCTGGTCAATGCTGGTGCGTAAATGTCTGGCATAGGGGGCGTAACGGTCTGCCAGGGCAGTGATGTGGTCCTTCCCATCCAGAATGGTGAGTGGGTATTCCGGCAAAATTGAATTTTGGGCAGCTATTCGAGCAGTTCCCATCGCAACCCCTCCCAGGGCAGTGACCCGTTCCGCAACCATGTCGATATACTCGTCCAGTTCACTGGCCATTTCATCAAACAGTTCATGCAACTGGTAAAAATCCAGCCCCTTGACATTCCAGTGTGCCTGCTTGACCTGGGTTTTCAAATCTAATGTTGCTGCCAATGTTTGATTGAGCAAGGCAATAATCTCCGAGCGCTGTTTCTCAGGAATATCGATACGAGTCGGATGCAGAATTTGTTTGTTACTGTTACTGCCCATAGATTTTTACCCCCATTGAGTCTGTAGCTGATGCAAGCCAGGAGAATGATGTAGAAAAGGTACCTCAAATCTATCTTAAAAATTAGTTTTGGCAGCAATGTTTTTATGTCGCCATCCCAAATTTGATGAGTAGAGGCAGATTTTATGGGTGTTGCTGAATAGCCGTATGAATTGGAACGGAGTTTCAATTCATACAACCTTTGAAACTTCACCACAGAGACACAGAGGGCGCTGAGGAATGGCTCTGTGTTCTCCGTGTCCCGTGTTGGACCTATAAGATTTTCAGTTTATTGAATCTCCAATTCTCCGTCTTGGATCGAGGCAGTTCTGCAAGGTTATCTGCGGGCATCCAAGGCGCAGAATGGAAATCTAGAGTTGCAGGTATACTGATGTTCCGTAGTGCATGAGAAACGGCCTACGAAAATCTACGGATAGAGTTAAGTATGTTTTTAAAGAAGTAATAAAGTTTTGCTGAATCACCCGGATCTGCTGGCTCTGTAGTTGAAGATGGAAATGCGACTCTGTGCCATTGTTGGCACCAGCTTTGATTTGCAGGTAACAGTTAATGACAGGGATTTCAGGATTGCCTGGTCACTCCACACTCTGGAGGGTCAGCGACTTTTATCCCCATTCGGGATTTTCCTATGCCGATGGTTTTGGTTGGGGGGACCTTTCCATTTCAGGCGATCGCGCCACCCGCGATTTGTCAGGTTGTTCGTTCCCCAAATCCAGATTCCACGCCTGTTCCACTGAAACCCTGACCAGGGCTGGGGAAGCAACGGCAGGGGTGTTTCGCTCAGGAAACAGGCTCCATGCGGCTTACCGCAACGATACACACGGGTTCTATCCTGTACGGTTCAGTCATCAGGTCAACTGGGATATATCTGTCGATGACTACCCCGTCAATCTGGGTCCGCCCAGCCCGTTCCGTTCCCCCCTCAGAAGTCCCACGCCGGACCCGTTCAGGCTGGCAGCTAGCCCCGTTTCTATTCGCTCTCCCCAGGCTACAGCAACTTTGCCAGTCAACCCGACCAGTGGTTCCCTGGCCAATGCCCAGGATCTTGGTACTTTAAGCGGTTCTCTGGTCCTCAACGATTTTGTTGGGACTGCTGACCCCAATGACTATTACCGCTTTACCCTTGCAACCACCAGTGATTTCAGTCTTTCTCTCACGAATCTGACTGCCGATGCCGATGTGCAACTACTCAATGGCAGCGGCACTCTGATTGCCCGTTCGGCTACCAGTGGTACCAGCCCAGAATCGATTATTCGGACATTGGCAACAGGCACCTACTATATCCGGGTTTATCAATTCAGGGGCGACACCAACTATACGCTCAGCCTTTCGGCAACCCGCGCCAATCTGGGGGCAGACTACAGCCCTGACTCTGGCTATGGGCTGGTAAATGCCGCAGCGGCGGTGGCTCAGGCACTGGGACAGCCCGCGTTTCCAGCCGTTGCCAGCCTGGGTGGCACCCACTGGGGACTGGATCTGATGAATGTGCCTGAAGTGTGGGCGATGGGCTATACCGGACAGGGAATCACCGTTGCGGTTGTGGATAGTGGGGTTGACTATAACCATCCTGATTTAAGAAATAACATCTGGGTCAATGCCCGTGAAATTCCGGGTAACGGGATTGACGATGACGGCAATGGCTATATCGATGATGTCCGGGGATGGGACTTTGTCAATAACGACAATACCCCCTCCGATCTTTATGGACATGGAACTCATATCGCTGGAATTATTGCTGCGGCCAATAACGGTTCTGGCGTGACAGGTGTTGCCTATAATGCTCAGATTATGCCGGTGCGGGTTCTGGATGAAGCCGGGTTTGGTAACTATGCAGAGATTGCGGCAGGAATTCGCTATGCTGCCAATAACGGTGCCCATGTCATCAATCTGAGTCTCGGTGGTATGGGCGTTTCTAATGAAATATCAACAGCGATTCAATATGCAACCGGACTGGGGGCTGTCGTGGTCATCTCCTCAGGCAATGGGGGTGCCAGCC is from Leptothermofonsia sichuanensis E412 and encodes:
- a CDS encoding S8 family serine peptidase — its product is MTGISGLPGHSTLWRVSDFYPHSGFSYADGFGWGDLSISGDRATRDLSGCSFPKSRFHACSTETLTRAGEATAGVFRSGNRLHAAYRNDTHGFYPVRFSHQVNWDISVDDYPVNLGPPSPFRSPLRSPTPDPFRLAASPVSIRSPQATATLPVNPTSGSLANAQDLGTLSGSLVLNDFVGTADPNDYYRFTLATTSDFSLSLTNLTADADVQLLNGSGTLIARSATSGTSPESIIRTLATGTYYIRVYQFRGDTNYTLSLSATRANLGADYSPDSGYGLVNAAAAVAQALGQPAFPAVASLGGTHWGLDLMNVPEVWAMGYTGQGITVAVVDSGVDYNHPDLRNNIWVNAREIPGNGIDDDGNGYIDDVRGWDFVNNDNTPSDLYGHGTHIAGIIAAANNGSGVTGVAYNAQIMPVRVLDEAGFGNYAEIAAGIRYAANNGAHVINLSLGGMGVSNEISTAIQYATGLGAVVVISSGNGGASQPSFPANLTHQWGTSVGAIDSNQQIASFSNRAGAAVVNYVVAPGVSIYSTTPNNTYQYYSGTSMAAPYVAGVAALILSANPALTPAQVVSLLTSTANPGAIRV
- the dps gene encoding DNA starvation/stationary phase protection protein Dps, with product MGSNSNKQILHPTRIDIPEKQRSEIIALLNQTLAATLDLKTQVKQAHWNVKGLDFYQLHELFDEMASELDEYIDMVAERVTALGGVAMGTARIAAQNSILPEYPLTILDGKDHITALADRYAPYARHLRTSIDQTDDMGDADTADLYTEISRTIDMRLWFLEAHLQGSESIESDNGADGTSKTAPKTARTSAAKATAKPATTKATSAKPKATKTTTKSAGKKGKAKS
- a CDS encoding tetratricopeptide repeat protein, giving the protein MGSSISVNRDRFATEVIQKSYEKPVLVDFFATWCGPCQMLKPMLEKLVQEYDFVLAKVDIDQNPDLAHEYGVEGVPDVRIVLDGQVNQGFVGVLPEPQLRELLAQLNLKSALDESLEALYKEAAMGQVEQAQARLEALLKQYPGDRKLTLEAANFYLEAGQLETAETLLSSIPDQDKAHFPHVKTLRALIGFKRMVNQPRGDSDLDRQFQQAVQQILEENYEAGLQQLLDIVSRDRRFQNDGARKAMLAVFDILGDDHPLTRDYRKRLTMLLY